The Sciurus carolinensis chromosome 18, mSciCar1.2, whole genome shotgun sequence genome contains a region encoding:
- the Mrps17 gene encoding 28S ribosomal protein S17, mitochondrial, protein MSIARSTVHAKWIVGKVIGTAMQKTAKVRVTRLVLDPYLLKYFNKRKTYFAHDALQQCTVGDIVLLKALPVPRAKHVKHELAEIVFKVGKVIDPVTGKPCAGTTYLESPIGLETTPLTRTPEELGISSSP, encoded by the exons ATGTCAATAGCTCGGTCGACCGTCCATGCCAAATGGATCGTGGGGAAGGTGATTGGGACGGCAATGCAGAAAACCGCTAAAGTGAGGGTGACCAGGCTTGTTCTGGACCCCTACTTGCTAAAG TATTTTAATAAGCGCAAAACATACTTTGCTCACGATGCCCTTCAGCAGTGCACTGTTGGGGATATTGTGCTTCTCAAAGCTTTACCTGTTCCACGAGCAAAGCATGTGAAACATGAACTGGCTGAGATCGTTTTCAAAGTTGGCAAAGTCATAGATCCAGTGACAGGAAAACCCTGCGCAGGAACCACCTACCTGGAGAGCCCCATTGGTTTGGAAACCACTCCCCTAACCAGAACTCCAGAAGAACTCGGTATTTCTTCATCACCGTGA